In one window of Niallia sp. Man26 DNA:
- a CDS encoding Na+/H+ antiporter subunit A yields the protein MSLLHLAIISPFLLAIFIPILFKVFRRVHTGWFVLTLPVLLFSYFLSFISITSAQQTVTKSFAWIPSLGIDFTVKVDGLALLFALLITGIGSLVVLYSVYYLQKDKEQLNNFYVYLLLFMGAMLGVVLSDNLIVLYTFWEFTSFSSFLLIGYWYKREKSRYGAKKSMLITVFGGLSMLGGIILLYVMTGTFSISAIIQQSNELFTNHLFIPAMLCILLGAFTKSAQFPFHIWLPDAMEAPTPVSAYLHSATMVKAGIYLVARMSPVFAETALWVWLVAGVGIVTLFWGSFSAVKQTDLKGILAFSTISQLGMIMTLLGIGGAALHLDSINNSYYMVATVAAVFHLINHATFKGALFMVVGIVDHETGTRDIRKLGGLMPFMPITFTVAIIGTFSMAGLPPFNGFLSKEMFFTAMVRVLSMDILNMETIGILFPVIAWIASIFTFVYSMILVFKTFSGKFQPEKLKKKPHEAPIGMLIPPIVLASLVIAFGFFPNVLSNTIISPAVSAIMPDFAVDVHISFWHGFNTELYMTIGVIAIGFLLYKTYPKWREVYKIFPEKLSLNHLYDGALNKTEMVSRRITSSILTGSSRTYLLYLFIFFILILGSTLFIKDAFKFDTSNISNIHIAEVILAVGICIVAISILFVKSRLTSIILLGAVGYSVSLFFVIYRAPDLALTQLVIETISVALFLLCFYHLPKLKKREERISFKLTNALISVGVGALVILIGLSAHSNKLFDSIAHYYIENTYKEAAGKNMVNVILVDFRGLDTMFEITVLAIAAIGIFGLIKLRLKGGKKTENK from the coding sequence TTGTCTTTGCTTCATTTAGCGATAATTTCACCATTCTTACTTGCCATCTTTATACCAATCCTGTTTAAGGTTTTTAGGCGAGTACATACTGGGTGGTTTGTTCTTACATTGCCAGTCCTTTTGTTCAGTTATTTTTTATCTTTTATTTCAATCACTTCTGCTCAGCAAACTGTAACAAAATCCTTTGCTTGGATTCCTTCTCTTGGAATAGACTTTACGGTTAAGGTCGATGGTTTAGCTTTATTATTTGCGCTTTTGATTACAGGTATCGGTTCTTTAGTGGTTCTTTATTCGGTGTATTATTTACAAAAAGATAAAGAGCAATTAAATAATTTTTATGTATACTTGCTGCTATTCATGGGAGCTATGCTCGGTGTTGTTCTGTCAGATAATTTGATTGTTTTGTATACCTTTTGGGAATTCACTAGCTTTTCTTCTTTTTTACTAATTGGCTATTGGTACAAACGTGAAAAGTCACGTTATGGTGCTAAAAAATCAATGCTGATTACTGTTTTTGGTGGTCTTTCTATGTTAGGAGGTATTATTCTACTCTATGTAATGACAGGGACCTTTAGTATTTCTGCAATTATTCAGCAATCGAATGAACTATTCACAAATCACTTATTTATACCGGCAATGCTTTGTATTTTACTTGGGGCTTTTACAAAATCAGCGCAATTTCCCTTTCATATCTGGTTACCGGATGCTATGGAAGCTCCAACGCCTGTAAGTGCCTATCTTCATTCAGCAACAATGGTGAAAGCAGGGATTTATTTAGTAGCGAGAATGAGTCCAGTTTTTGCTGAAACCGCTCTATGGGTTTGGTTAGTAGCAGGGGTTGGGATTGTCACATTGTTTTGGGGATCTTTCTCAGCCGTTAAACAAACAGACTTAAAAGGTATCCTTGCCTTTTCAACGATTAGTCAACTTGGGATGATTATGACATTGCTTGGTATTGGAGGAGCTGCGTTACACTTAGATTCTATCAACAATAGTTATTATATGGTTGCTACAGTAGCAGCAGTATTCCATCTAATCAATCATGCCACCTTTAAGGGTGCACTTTTTATGGTAGTTGGGATAGTCGATCATGAAACCGGAACAAGAGATATCCGTAAGCTTGGTGGGTTAATGCCTTTCATGCCAATTACCTTTACAGTCGCGATTATAGGGACGTTTTCGATGGCTGGTCTTCCGCCTTTTAATGGGTTCTTAAGTAAAGAAATGTTTTTCACTGCTATGGTACGTGTACTAAGCATGGATATTTTAAATATGGAAACGATTGGAATATTGTTTCCTGTTATCGCTTGGATTGCTAGTATTTTTACTTTTGTGTACAGCATGATTTTAGTATTTAAAACGTTCTCTGGCAAATTTCAGCCTGAGAAGCTAAAGAAAAAACCGCATGAGGCTCCAATTGGCATGTTAATTCCACCGATTGTTTTGGCTTCACTTGTTATTGCATTTGGATTTTTTCCTAATGTTCTATCAAATACCATTATTTCACCAGCCGTTTCTGCTATCATGCCTGACTTTGCAGTTGATGTTCATATTTCATTCTGGCATGGTTTTAATACTGAGCTATATATGACTATTGGTGTTATTGCAATTGGTTTCTTGCTGTACAAGACTTATCCAAAATGGAGAGAGGTTTATAAGATTTTCCCTGAGAAACTGTCCTTAAACCATCTTTATGATGGTGCATTAAATAAGACAGAAATGGTTTCTCGCAGAATAACCAGCAGTATTTTAACGGGATCTTCTAGAACGTACCTTCTCTACTTATTCATCTTCTTTATTCTTATATTAGGATCTACGTTATTTATTAAGGATGCCTTTAAGTTTGATACAAGTAATATATCAAACATTCATATTGCTGAGGTCATCCTTGCTGTCGGTATTTGCATTGTAGCGATAAGCATTCTTTTCGTTAAATCACGATTGACTTCAATTATTTTATTGGGAGCGGTTGGCTATTCTGTTTCCTTATTTTTTGTGATATACAGAGCTCCTGATTTGGCATTAACTCAACTTGTTATTGAAACAATATCTGTTGCGTTATTTTTGCTTTGTTTTTATCATTTGCCAAAGTTAAAGAAGCGCGAAGAACGAATCTCGTTTAAATTAACAAATGCCCTTATTTCTGTAGGGGTCGGAGCTCTTGTTATTCTGATTGGCTTATCGGCACACAGCAATAAGTTATTTGATTCCATTGCACACTATTATATTGAAAACACATATAAAGAGGCAGCGGGAAAGAATATGGTAAATGTCATCTTAGTTGATTTCCGCGGACTTGACACCATGTTTGAAATTACTGTCCTGGCAATTGCAGCGATTGGTATTTTTGGTTTAATTAAGCTACGCCTAAAGGGAGGGAAGAAAACTGAAAACAAATGA
- a CDS encoding YibE/F family protein: MTTKNKVMYTLILLSFLLSIIFVHNNYPLYEKTIAKVMKTNIEEVTAVKDANNEDRIYVQNIVAELQNGSNKGKKIYLINEYSDSKALDNKFHVGNDLFVTLNDNHNGKLTGTILDMKRDKYLLIIAWVFMIVLLLIGKKQGLLSIISLIVNAFLLSYALDLYINNSTLSLVWICVFSVILFTIVTLLLVNGFNEKTYAAIIATLLGTFSSLLITYLVLFITGEKGLHYEELQFITRPYKMVFMAGLFIGSLGAVMDVAITMSSTVFGLYDKNNHIPIKALIKSGMEVGRDIMGTMTNILFFAYVSGSIPLLILYFKNGSPFGYTLSLNLSLEIARALAGGIGIVLTIPIGLYTTIFFVNRKRKSL, translated from the coding sequence ATGACAACTAAAAACAAGGTAATGTATACACTTATATTACTTTCCTTTCTACTCTCTATTATTTTTGTTCACAATAACTATCCTTTATATGAAAAAACTATTGCTAAGGTCATGAAAACAAATATAGAAGAAGTGACTGCAGTTAAAGATGCAAATAATGAAGATCGGATCTATGTACAAAATATCGTTGCTGAATTACAAAATGGCAGTAACAAAGGTAAAAAGATATATTTGATTAATGAATATTCAGATTCTAAAGCTTTAGATAATAAATTTCATGTAGGTAATGATTTATTTGTTACCCTCAATGATAATCATAACGGTAAATTAACTGGCACGATACTTGATATGAAACGTGATAAATATTTACTGATAATTGCATGGGTCTTTATGATAGTTTTACTTTTGATTGGAAAGAAGCAAGGGTTGCTGTCCATTATCAGTTTAATTGTTAATGCTTTCCTGTTATCTTACGCATTGGATTTATACATAAATAATTCAACCTTGAGCTTAGTCTGGATTTGTGTTTTTAGCGTTATATTATTTACTATAGTTACTTTATTGTTAGTAAATGGATTTAATGAAAAGACATATGCTGCTATTATTGCTACACTGCTTGGAACCTTTAGCTCCTTATTAATTACGTATCTAGTTCTTTTCATAACGGGTGAGAAGGGACTTCACTATGAGGAACTGCAATTTATTACACGCCCATACAAAATGGTTTTTATGGCTGGTTTATTCATTGGTTCATTAGGAGCTGTAATGGATGTAGCCATTACAATGTCCTCTACCGTTTTTGGATTGTATGATAAAAATAATCATATACCGATAAAGGCTCTTATTAAATCTGGCATGGAAGTTGGCAGAGATATTATGGGGACGATGACTAATATTCTGTTTTTTGCGTATGTCAGCGGTTCGATTCCTCTTCTCATTCTCTATTTTAAAAATGGCTCACCATTTGGCTATACTCTTTCCCTGAACCTATCATTAGAAATTGCTAGAGCTTTAGCCGGAGGCATAGGAATAGTACTAACAATTCCTATTGGCCTATACACAACTATATTTTTTGTGAATCGAAAGAGGAAAAGTCTATGA
- a CDS encoding alanine/glycine:cation symporter family protein, with protein sequence MEEIVTFINGILWSTPVIYIVLIVGLIFTFVSRFLQIRHVKEMIILMFQGKSSDAGVSSFQALSIALSGRVGTGNIAGVATAIAFGGPGAVFWMWFMAFIGASTAFIESTLAQIYKVNQDGQYRGGPSYYIEKGIGSKWFAFLFAGAAIISMAILMPGVQSNSIAVGMKNAFNIPTYITGIVIVVLLGFIIFGGVKRIANVAQVVVPIMALGYILLSIIIVVINIQELPGVLALIFKSAFNLEATFGGMMGMAIAWGVKRGIYSNEAGQGTGPHPSAAAEVSHPVKQGLVQAFSVYIDTLLVCSATAFMILFTGMYNTEAPNGTMIVNNVEGVEAGPGFTQAAIDSIIPGFGSGFVAIALFLFAFTTIMAYYYIAETNLTYLLRNKNNRLFSDLLKLVLLATTFYGTVKTASLAWALGDVGLGLMVWLNMIAIVILAKPAIIALKDYEKQKKQGLDPVFNPEPLGIKNADFWVKEDKKNDKAV encoded by the coding sequence ATGGAAGAAATAGTAACTTTTATAAACGGGATATTATGGAGTACTCCAGTCATTTATATTGTATTAATAGTCGGCCTAATTTTTACATTTGTATCCAGATTCCTTCAGATCCGACATGTGAAGGAAATGATCATCCTTATGTTCCAAGGAAAAAGTTCAGATGCAGGTGTCTCCTCCTTTCAAGCACTTTCAATTGCTTTATCTGGAAGGGTTGGGACAGGTAACATAGCTGGAGTTGCAACCGCAATTGCCTTTGGGGGGCCTGGTGCTGTGTTCTGGATGTGGTTCATGGCATTTATCGGAGCTTCCACAGCGTTTATCGAGTCAACACTTGCCCAAATATATAAAGTAAACCAGGATGGACAATATAGAGGTGGACCTTCCTACTATATTGAAAAAGGAATTGGCTCAAAGTGGTTTGCCTTTCTTTTTGCAGGTGCAGCAATCATTTCCATGGCAATATTAATGCCTGGGGTACAGTCAAATTCAATAGCAGTTGGAATGAAAAATGCCTTTAATATTCCTACATACATTACAGGAATAGTGATAGTTGTACTGCTAGGTTTTATTATATTTGGCGGTGTCAAACGGATAGCCAATGTGGCACAAGTAGTTGTTCCAATAATGGCCCTTGGTTATATACTTTTGTCCATCATTATCGTTGTCATTAATATTCAAGAACTGCCAGGTGTTTTAGCCCTAATTTTCAAAAGCGCCTTTAATCTAGAGGCTACATTTGGCGGCATGATGGGCATGGCAATTGCATGGGGTGTTAAACGAGGTATCTATTCCAATGAAGCAGGTCAAGGAACAGGACCACACCCTTCAGCAGCTGCAGAGGTTTCTCATCCAGTCAAACAAGGGCTTGTGCAGGCATTCTCTGTATATATCGACACCTTGCTTGTCTGCTCAGCTACTGCCTTTATGATATTGTTTACTGGAATGTACAATACAGAAGCACCCAACGGAACTATGATCGTCAATAATGTGGAAGGTGTAGAGGCAGGACCAGGATTTACCCAAGCTGCGATTGACAGTATAATCCCAGGGTTTGGTTCCGGTTTTGTAGCAATTGCCCTCTTCTTATTCGCATTCACGACAATTATGGCTTATTATTATATCGCAGAAACAAATTTGACTTATTTGCTTCGCAATAAAAATAATAGATTATTCTCAGACTTGTTGAAACTAGTTTTACTTGCTACAACCTTTTATGGCACTGTAAAAACAGCCAGCCTCGCCTGGGCTCTTGGAGATGTTGGTTTAGGATTAATGGTATGGCTTAACATGATTGCTATCGTAATACTGGCAAAACCAGCTATTATTGCACTAAAAGATTATGAAAAACAGAAAAAGCAAGGCTTAGATCCTGTGTTTAATCCTGAACCTTTAGGCATTAAAAATGCGGACTTTTGGGTAAAGGAAGATAAAAAGAACGATAAAGCTGTTTAA
- the mnhG gene encoding monovalent cation/H(+) antiporter subunit G encodes MTEIVKVIVGLLIAIGVLLHLVAALGVIRLPDVYTRNHAASKASTLGIMVILLATFLYFYFINGHFNSRILLGIVFFFLTSPVAGHLIGRAAYNSGVELWDKSIQDDLKSSKDEKRLQK; translated from the coding sequence ATGACCGAGATAGTTAAGGTGATTGTTGGCTTATTAATTGCCATTGGAGTTCTTCTTCATTTAGTAGCTGCTTTAGGTGTTATAAGACTTCCAGACGTATATACAAGGAATCACGCAGCATCCAAAGCATCAACACTTGGAATCATGGTTATTCTACTTGCTACTTTTCTATATTTTTATTTTATTAATGGTCATTTTAATTCAAGGATTTTACTGGGGATTGTTTTCTTCTTTCTAACGTCACCTGTTGCAGGGCATTTAATCGGTAGAGCTGCCTATAATTCAGGCGTAGAGCTATGGGATAAAAGTATACAAGATGATCTTAAGAGTAGTAAAGACGAAAAGAGACTTCAGAAATAA
- a CDS encoding Na(+)/H(+) antiporter subunit B: protein MKTNDVILQTTTKIVLFIILIFSVFIFFTGHYTPGGGFIGGLLTSGAIVLLLLAFDLKTVKKILPFNFLHMIATGLLFSIGTGAGALIFNVPFLTHAFTHIDIPILGDLSLHTATIFDLGVFLVVVGVTMTIIQTIGGDE from the coding sequence CTGAAAACAAATGATGTAATTTTACAAACCACAACGAAAATCGTATTATTTATCATTCTTATCTTCTCTGTGTTTATTTTCTTCACAGGTCATTACACACCAGGAGGAGGCTTCATAGGCGGTCTATTAACATCTGGTGCCATTGTGTTATTACTATTGGCTTTTGACTTAAAGACGGTAAAAAAAATATTGCCATTTAATTTTTTGCACATGATTGCAACAGGGCTTCTTTTTTCCATAGGAACAGGGGCTGGAGCGTTGATTTTCAACGTTCCCTTCCTTACGCATGCATTTACTCATATAGATATTCCCATTTTAGGAGACCTTTCCTTGCATACAGCTACGATTTTTGATTTAGGTGTGTTCTTAGTAGTTGTAGGAGTAACAATGACTATTATTCAAACGATTGGAGGAGATGAATAA
- a CDS encoding DUF3953 domain-containing protein, translating to MVTRIKVFFALVAVILALIGTIKESTIMLALMYFFLGLLFLTIGSTELKKERKIPSILMILLAGFFIIGSIYIMIFEL from the coding sequence GTGGTGACAAGAATAAAGGTTTTTTTTGCACTTGTAGCGGTTATACTAGCTCTTATCGGTACTATAAAAGAAAGCACTATAATGTTAGCATTAATGTATTTTTTTCTTGGATTATTATTTTTAACGATTGGGTCTACTGAATTAAAGAAAGAACGAAAAATCCCTTCTATCTTAATGATCCTTTTAGCGGGATTCTTTATTATTGGCTCTATTTATATTATGATATTTGAACTTTAA
- a CDS encoding Na+/H+ antiporter subunit E → MAFQILLNVLLGFMWMVMTVSFEPVAFFKGYLFGLLILYIFRNFFSSRFYLFRILAVLNLTYIFIRELISSNIAVVKTVLKPKLDMKPGIFAYPTILEKNWEITILANLITLTPGTLVIEVSPDNKILYVHALDINDAQESIDSIKNTFEKAILEVGR, encoded by the coding sequence GTGGCCTTTCAAATATTATTAAATGTGTTGCTTGGATTTATGTGGATGGTAATGACTGTATCGTTTGAACCTGTTGCCTTTTTTAAAGGATATCTTTTTGGTTTGCTAATCCTCTATATATTCAGGAATTTCTTTTCATCTCGATTTTACCTTTTTAGAATACTTGCTGTATTGAATCTCACATATATTTTTATTAGAGAATTAATCAGCTCAAACATAGCCGTTGTAAAAACGGTCTTAAAGCCAAAGTTGGATATGAAGCCGGGTATTTTTGCATATCCCACCATTTTAGAAAAGAATTGGGAGATAACCATTCTAGCAAATCTGATCACCTTGACACCTGGAACTTTAGTGATTGAAGTATCTCCTGATAACAAAATATTATATGTGCATGCTTTGGATATTAATGATGCACAAGAATCCATTGACTCTATTAAAAACACATTTGAGAAAGCAATTCTGGAGGTGGGGCGATAA
- a CDS encoding Na(+)/H(+) antiporter subunit F1, with the protein MFETFMYIAILLIVIAMIGFTYRAIKGPTTPDRVVALDAIGISLAGLTALISIVLNTSAFLEVILVIGILAFIGTVAFSKFLEKGEVIENDRDS; encoded by the coding sequence ATGTTTGAAACATTTATGTATATTGCAATATTGTTAATCGTCATTGCTATGATAGGATTTACCTACAGAGCAATTAAAGGCCCAACAACACCTGATAGAGTGGTTGCACTAGATGCTATCGGTATTAGCTTAGCAGGTCTTACCGCACTAATATCCATTGTATTAAATACGAGTGCTTTTCTTGAAGTTATTTTAGTCATTGGTATTCTGGCATTCATTGGTACTGTAGCCTTTTCTAAGTTTTTAGAGAAGGGAGAGGTGATTGAAAATGACCGAGATAGTTAA
- a CDS encoding DUF3231 family protein, giving the protein MENHHIRLTSSEIGGLWANYLSDSLYICVYKYYLATVEDAEIKTVLEHALDLSQQHVKVISDIFKEEGHIIPHGFTDEDVNVNSPRLFSDEFFLLYTRQMTKGALATYSVILPHTFRKDVKEHFMSCISSTMELFNETASILLSKGLEIRSPYIPYLEEVNMVEQQGFIAGWWGKQRPLTASEVTHLFSNIQTNHLGSAMATAFGQVVKSEEIKKYMKRGKAISKKHVEIFSKYLIENDLPAPTTWDAHVQPVKEPPFSDKLMMFHISLMVAAGVGNYGTALSASMRRDIGVDYTRLLGEIGLYAEDGMNLLIKNEWLERPPFAADRNQLMN; this is encoded by the coding sequence TTGGAAAATCATCATATTCGTCTCACATCATCTGAAATTGGTGGATTATGGGCCAATTATCTTAGTGATTCTCTTTACATTTGTGTGTATAAGTATTATTTAGCAACAGTAGAAGACGCTGAAATCAAAACAGTGTTGGAGCATGCATTAGATTTATCACAACAGCATGTAAAAGTTATCTCAGACATATTCAAAGAAGAAGGTCATATTATACCACATGGTTTTACAGATGAAGATGTTAATGTAAATTCTCCTCGGCTATTTTCCGATGAATTTTTCCTTCTATATACAAGACAGATGACTAAGGGAGCTTTAGCAACTTACAGCGTCATATTGCCTCATACCTTTCGTAAGGATGTAAAGGAACATTTTATGTCTTGTATTTCTTCGACTATGGAGCTGTTCAATGAAACAGCAAGTATATTATTATCTAAAGGACTTGAAATTCGTTCTCCCTATATCCCTTATCTAGAAGAAGTAAATATGGTAGAGCAACAAGGGTTTATAGCAGGATGGTGGGGAAAGCAAAGACCATTAACAGCTAGTGAAGTTACTCACTTATTCTCTAATATCCAAACAAATCATCTGGGGTCAGCAATGGCTACTGCTTTCGGACAAGTAGTCAAATCAGAAGAAATAAAAAAATATATGAAACGAGGAAAGGCGATATCTAAGAAACATGTGGAAATCTTTAGTAAGTATTTAATTGAAAATGATTTGCCTGCTCCTACAACTTGGGATGCACATGTTCAGCCAGTAAAAGAACCTCCTTTTTCAGATAAATTAATGATGTTTCATATCTCCTTAATGGTTGCTGCTGGCGTTGGTAATTATGGGACAGCACTCTCTGCTTCAATGAGGCGTGACATAGGTGTTGATTACACACGCTTGTTAGGTGAAATTGGTCTCTATGCAGAGGATGGTATGAATCTGCTTATTAAAAATGAATGGTTAGAGAGACCGCCATTTGCCGCTGACCGAAATCAGTTAATGAACTAA
- a CDS encoding Na+/H+ antiporter subunit D translates to MINFLLLPILIPLITGVILIFFSKNIIAQRWISGISSIINVIVSVLLVQKIRQGGIQTLDVSSWEAPFGITLVSDMLSALLVLTTSIVACTTLLYSFRSIGEERERFYYYPCFNFLIVGVNGAFTTGDIFNLFVFFEVMLMASYTLIVLGGTKIQLRESIKYLLVNIIASALFVITVAYLYSVVGTLNMAHISERISEVGQSGIVTVIAMLFLVVFGLKGAVFPLYFWLPGSYYAPPIPVMALFGALLTKVGVYSIMRTYTLLFYHDTGYTSKILAILAIFSIIFGLIGALAFSDIKKIIIYNIIIAVGVIVFGISVMTPDSLTGSVFYLIHDMLIKATLFLLVGIIISITGTSNLKEISGLIKKYPGLAWTFFLSALSLAGIPPLSGFIGKLLIVKGGFEAENYLGAAIVLLSSLLILLSIMKIFINGFWGTPRSYEGEEKVPVKTLMIAPIILIIISILYGVGAEAVYPYISQAAETLVKPEIYIDAVLKE, encoded by the coding sequence ATGATTAATTTTTTACTTTTACCCATACTGATTCCATTAATTACTGGAGTTATTCTGATCTTCTTTTCGAAAAACATCATCGCCCAAAGGTGGATTTCAGGAATATCCTCCATTATAAATGTTATTGTATCTGTTTTATTAGTACAAAAGATTAGACAGGGTGGTATACAAACACTGGATGTTTCTAGCTGGGAGGCTCCATTCGGGATTACGCTAGTATCTGACATGTTGTCAGCGTTGCTTGTTCTTACTACTAGTATTGTTGCTTGTACTACACTTCTTTACTCTTTCCGAAGTATTGGAGAAGAGCGGGAGAGGTTTTATTACTATCCATGTTTTAACTTTCTAATTGTTGGCGTAAATGGCGCATTTACAACAGGAGATATATTCAATTTGTTTGTATTTTTTGAAGTGATGCTAATGGCATCTTATACCCTTATTGTACTTGGAGGAACTAAAATACAACTGCGTGAATCTATAAAATATCTTCTCGTAAATATTATTGCTTCCGCTTTATTTGTTATCACAGTTGCTTATTTATATTCAGTTGTTGGTACTTTGAATATGGCTCATATTTCAGAGAGAATAAGTGAAGTGGGGCAGTCAGGAATTGTGACAGTTATTGCTATGTTATTTTTAGTTGTATTTGGATTAAAAGGAGCGGTTTTCCCTTTATACTTCTGGCTTCCAGGTTCTTACTATGCTCCGCCCATTCCCGTAATGGCGTTATTCGGGGCTTTGCTGACAAAGGTAGGGGTATACTCGATTATGAGAACATACACTTTACTTTTTTATCATGATACTGGCTATACTAGCAAGATTTTAGCCATTCTGGCCATTTTTAGTATTATCTTTGGTTTAATTGGTGCACTTGCTTTTTCGGACATCAAAAAAATTATTATTTACAACATAATAATTGCAGTTGGCGTTATTGTTTTTGGTATTTCTGTGATGACACCAGATTCGCTTACAGGTTCGGTGTTTTATTTAATTCACGATATGCTTATTAAAGCCACGCTATTTCTCTTAGTAGGTATTATCATCAGTATTACTGGAACTAGTAATTTAAAAGAGATTAGTGGACTGATTAAAAAATACCCTGGTTTAGCCTGGACCTTTTTCTTAAGTGCATTATCCCTTGCAGGAATTCCTCCTTTAAGTGGTTTTATCGGAAAGCTTTTAATTGTAAAAGGTGGTTTTGAAGCAGAGAATTACCTTGGTGCTGCTATTGTATTACTATCTAGTCTGCTAATATTGCTTTCGATAATGAAGATTTTTATAAATGGTTTTTGGGGTACACCTCGTTCCTATGAGGGAGAGGAGAAAGTACCAGTGAAAACTTTAATGATTGCACCAATAATCCTAATTATTATTTCGATTTTATATGGTGTTGGAGCTGAAGCGGTTTATCCGTATATCTCACAGGCAGCTGAGACATTGGTAAAACCAGAAATCTATATTGATGCAGTCTTAAAGGAGTGA
- a CDS encoding YibE/F family protein, with translation MNVLVLLAVILFLLMFIFGGRKGVKSFFAIFLNFGVIIFTVILMNDANFNPVILTIVACVIISCINLFYINEVNNKTKPAFISTLISTVLLLIIIIYTTNKAKIQGFGEEEIAELGMFSFFIGLDFVKIAASVIIMSTIGAITDTAIAVSSPMREMQYHNPNISRKELFLFGMSIGRDILGTSTNTLFFAFFGGYLALLIWFKDLAYSIGEVVNSKIFSSEMITILCSGIGVAIVIPITAWVTAYFLTKANKSNNTVS, from the coding sequence ATGAATGTATTAGTATTGCTTGCCGTTATATTATTTCTCTTAATGTTCATTTTTGGTGGAAGAAAGGGTGTAAAGTCTTTTTTTGCTATATTTTTGAACTTTGGTGTCATTATTTTCACGGTTATACTAATGAACGACGCAAATTTCAATCCAGTTATTTTAACTATTGTTGCATGTGTCATAATTAGCTGTATCAATTTGTTCTATATAAACGAAGTCAATAATAAGACAAAGCCGGCCTTTATATCAACACTTATTTCTACAGTTTTATTGCTGATAATTATTATTTACACAACTAATAAGGCGAAGATTCAAGGGTTTGGTGAAGAAGAAATTGCAGAGCTTGGTATGTTTTCCTTTTTCATAGGCTTAGATTTTGTAAAAATTGCAGCATCTGTCATTATTATGAGTACGATAGGTGCGATAACAGATACCGCTATAGCCGTCTCTTCCCCTATGCGAGAAATGCAATATCATAACCCAAACATAAGCCGAAAAGAGTTATTCCTTTTTGGTATGAGTATTGGAAGAGATATATTAGGAACGAGTACAAATACGTTGTTTTTCGCCTTTTTTGGAGGATATCTGGCTTTGTTAATTTGGTTTAAAGATTTGGCTTATTCTATTGGGGAAGTAGTAAATTCAAAAATTTTTAGCTCCGAAATGATTACCATACTTTGTTCTGGTATTGGAGTTGCGATTGTTATTCCTATCACTGCTTGGGTAACTGCGTACTTTTTAACAAAAGCTAATAAATCAAACAATACAGTAAGTTAA
- a CDS encoding Na(+)/H(+) antiporter subunit C — translation MEIIMIFVIGILFTCATYLMLSKSLLRIIVGTGLLSHGVHMLLLTMGGLKKGAAPLLGEKATSYTDPIPQALILTAIVISFGVTAFFLVLAYRAYQELGTDNMEKLRGMDGND, via the coding sequence ATGGAAATTATTATGATTTTTGTTATTGGAATTTTATTTACTTGTGCAACCTATTTAATGCTTTCAAAAAGTTTACTTCGAATTATTGTGGGGACCGGATTACTTAGTCATGGAGTACACATGCTCCTCCTAACCATGGGTGGTTTAAAAAAAGGGGCGGCACCATTGCTTGGGGAGAAAGCAACATCTTACACTGATCCAATTCCTCAAGCGTTAATATTAACAGCTATAGTTATCAGTTTTGGGGTGACAGCCTTTTTCTTAGTTTTAGCCTATCGTGCCTATCAAGAGCTTGGTACTGACAATATGGAAAAATTGAGAGGAATGGATGGCAATGATTAA